GGGCGACCTGATAGAGGCGGAGGTAGTACACGTCCTGGGTTACTTTGACGGCGTTGCGCACGCGGCTCGTAAACTCCGCCGTCTCGACGAGAAGTTCCATGATGTAGCGCATGACCTCTTCGTGCCGCCGCAGGCTAAAAAAACCCCACGACCGCTGATTTTCGAGGATCTCGTAAAGCTTCGTAAGCTCGCTGTCGAGGAGGTCGTCGTAGTAGCGGAGTTCGAGAAACTGGGCGTGGGCAAACTCCAGAAGCGCGCCCACGTCGGGAGCTTCCTCCGGATCGTTCGTCCACGCCGCGACGGAGGTGACGATCACGGCATCGTCCGTGTACGATACGCGGTGCCTCAGAACTTCACGGCGCATGGCCTCGCTTAAACGCTCCGCTTCTCCCAAAAGGAGCTCCGCCGCGTCTCGTTCCTTGGGCCATTCGGGGAGGACGTACAAGGTGAACTCGTGAACGTATTCCGGAGATCCTTCTCCTTCGAGAGCCCCGGCCAGAGACCGGACGATGTCATCCCGCACATTCGTGAAGATCCGCTCGAAGGGGTCGTCTTCCTCGTCTTCGTTGAGTTCCACGGCCAACCGTTTCACGTCCTCGACGTCCCAGTCTTCCGGGAGAGTTATGCGGGCGACAAGGCTGAGAACGCCAAAGTCGTACAGGCGAGCGCGAATGCGTCCCCGGAGCATCCGGCTGCGTAGAGGGATTTCAACCTCCCCGAGATCCACGGTTACGGGGAGGTTTTTGATCTCCAGGGAACGCGGCCGCACCTTGAGAAGGCGCATACGCCGTACGGGCGCTTCGCGGTGAACGAAAAGACCCTCGACCTCGTCCAGGTGGATCTCCTGTGCCACGTCGAAAAACCGGTACACCCACACTTCCCCGCGCATCGATTCCGTCACTCCCGGCGCGCCGATCTCCCTCCGGAAAGGTGATCGGGGGAAAGAAAAATCTCCGAAACGGGCGCAGGCAAAGAAGGTCCTTCGTAGCGTCGTTCCCACGCATCGAGGACGCGGGATAGAAATTCGGGCATCTTCTTTCCAAGTTCGTCACGGACGAAGCGGAACGCGCGAAGGCGCTCTTCTTCTGTTCCGTGGACGCGAGCCGGGTCGGGCAAAGGCCAAAACTCGCGGCGTACGTGAGGAGGCGTGTACGGACAACGTTCTTCTGCATCCCCGCAAAGCGTGACGGCGTAAAACGCTCGATGCAACAAATCTCGATCGATCGCCTTGGATGTATGGCCAGATATGTCGATCCCTACCTCCGCCATGACGCGGATCGCCAAAGGGTGAACAAAGCTCGGTTCAAACCCTGCACTTGCCACCACAACTCGGTCTCCCGCAAGATGCCGTAGCCACCCTTCCGCCATTTGGCTACGTGCGGAATTTCCCGTACACAAAAAATACACGAACGGTTTGGACGTGATTTCTACCATTTCGGTTGTTGCCCTCCTCCATCGGTGGTCTAAAATCTTTGTGCCGGACAGAAGCGGCGCGAGCGTACCTGGTTCACCCACCAACTCTAGTCGTCGGTCCCGCATGCACCACGCTCCGGGCGGGCGTTCTCGAGTCGCGCGTGAAGGCGGTCGTCTCCTGCTTGGAGAGAGGCTCTTTCGAAGTGTTGGGCAAAAATTCACCGCCGGTGATATGTCTCCCGGCGGCGAAAAACCTTTGTGCGGGCTTAAAACGGCGTGTTTTCGGGATCGGAGTCAAAGTCGCCTTTCGGAGTCGAAGAGGTGTCCCGCTTGCCCGGAATGACGACCAGTTCGTTTTCCTTTTCTTTCCGCTTGCGGGGCTTAGGATCGCCGGCCGGGTCGAGGGCGGCGAGATCCGAAAGAGAACCGACGAGAATCCCGTCTTCCAACTTGAGTTTAACGGCGCCCATCTTCTTGGTGGCTCCTGCAACGCGAAGGAGGTCCGTGAAGC
This window of the Brockia lithotrophica genome carries:
- a CDS encoding Arsenate reductase, whose amino-acid sequence is MVEITSKPFVYFLCTGNSARSQMAEGWLRHLAGDRVVVASAGFEPSFVHPLAIRVMAEVGIDISGHTSKAIDRDLLHRAFYAVTLCGDAEERCPYTPPHVRREFWPLPDPARVHGTEEERLRAFRFVRDELGKKMPEFLSRVLDAWERRYEGPSLPAPVSEIFLSPDHLSGGRSARRE